In Flavobacterium enshiense, the genomic stretch GCAGCTCTTTCAGGAGTTTTTCCGGGGGAGCTGCTATTTTTTTTAAAGTCTTTGTAACTTTTTAGATAATCGATACGTATAACAACCTGAACACTTAAAAGACAAGGAGATTCTTAAATGAGACAGCTTAAAATCACCAAGCAGGTTACCAATCGTGAAACTGCTTCCTTAGACAAATACCTTCAGGAAATTGGAAAAGTTGATTTGATTACTGCAGATGAAGAAGTAGAATTAGCACAACGAATAAAAGCCGGAGACCAGAGAGCATTGGAAAAATTAACAAAAGCCAACCTGCGTTTCGTGGTTTCAGTAGCTAAACAGTATCAAAATCAGGGATTGACTTTACCGGATTTGATCAATGAAGGCAACTTGGGTTTAATTAAAGCCGCGCAACGTTTCGATGAAACCCGTGGATTTAAATTTATATCATATGCCGTATGGTGGATTCGTCAGTCGATCCTTCAAGCACTAGCCGAGCAGTCACGTATTGTTCGTTTACCGTTGAATAAAATCGGTTCGATTAATAAAATCAATAAAATGTATGCCTTGTTAGAGCAATCTAACGAGCGTGCTCCTTCAGCAGAAGAAATTGCACAAGAGTTAGACATGACCGTTAATGACGTAAAAGAGAGTATGAAAAACTCAGGTCGTCATTTATCTATGGATGCGCCTCTTGTGGAAGGTGAAGATTCTAATTTATATGATGTATTACGTTCAGGAGAATCACCAAATCCTGATAGAGAATTAATACACGAGTCATTGCGTACGGAGATCGAAAGAGCTTTGGAAACACTTACACCGAGAGAAGCCGATGTGGTTCGTCTGTATTTTGGCCTAGGTGATCAGCACCCGATGACTTTAGAGGAAATTGGAGAAACTTTTGATTTAACCCGTGAACGTGTTCGTCAGATTAAAGAGAAAGCTATCCGCAGATTGAAACATACTTCGAGAAGTAAAATTCTTAAAACTTACTTAGGATAATTTGAATTGTCAAAAAAAAGTTGTAATTTAAATTGTTTATTTTAACTTTACGCACTTAAAATTTGACATCCAGTCCTAAAAATATTGAAAATAACAACAGTTTCAATAACTGTTCGTTTTTTGATTGATGATTGAAACTCCGGCTGATTACCGGAGTTTTGCTTTTTATACTATCTTTGCACCAACAAAACGACAACACAACAATACAAATACAAAATGGGTAAACAAGCAATTATAGCACCATCGGTACTTGCAGCCGATTTCGCCAACTTACAGCGTGATATCGAAATGATCAATCAAAGCGAAGCAGATTGGTTCCACATCGATATTATGGACGGTGTTTTCGTTCCAAACATTTCTTTTGGAATGCCGGTTTTGGAAGCTATCAACAAACATGCAAAAAAAACCATCGATGTACACCTGATGATCGTTGATCCTGATCGTTACATCAAAACATTTAAAGACTTAGGCTCCGACATTTTAGTGGTTCATTATGAAGCCTCTACTCATTTACACAGAACCCTACAAGCCATCAAAGCCGAAGGCATGAAAGCCGGAGTAGCCTTAAATCCTCATACCAGCGTATCACTTTTGGAAGACCTTATTAACGATATCGACTTAGTATGTATTATGAGTGTTAATCCAGGTTTTGGAGGCCAGTCTTTCATTGAAAACACTTATAAAAAAATCAAACAACTTAAAGAAATCATCGTGCGAAACGGGGCTTCTACCCTTATCGAAATTGATGGAGGAGTAACCAATAAAAACGCAAAACAACTAGTGGAAGCCGGAGCCGACGTATTGGTAGCCGGAAGCTATGTTTTCAGAGCAGAAGATCCTATTGCAACCATCGCAGATTTGAAAAAAATCACTGAAATATAATAAAAAAGGCGCTGAAATTCAGCGCCTTTTTTATTCGTACTGTTCAATCAAATATTTGATCAGATCAGTTGTAGTTACTATACCTACCAGTAAATCGCCTTCGCATACCGGTACCGCATGAAATTCATTATTTGCCAGTATTTCGGCTGTTTCTTTAATTGTGGTTTCCGGGGTGACCGTGATCACTTTTTTGCTCATGACTTGTTCAATAGAAAACATATTATAAACAGTCACATCAATTATTTCATCTTCATCATCGGCAGCATCCGCATATGAAATACGAAGCAAATCCGTATAACTTAACATCCCTAAAATTTTATTTCCGCTAACCACAGGTATGTGACGGATTTTATGTTCTTTAAACAAACTTTCCGCCTTGGTCAAATCGTCGGTCAAATTCAATTTCACTACATTTTGCGTCATAATGGTTGACACTTGTACAAGTTTTTTCATAACCATAATGTTTTAATAATGAACAAATTCACTACTATAAAGTTACAAAATTGAGAACGAATAACCGGCAAATTTAAAACTTGATATTGCCTGCGATTTCATTCAACATTACTTCAGAAATTTTTGCCTGAAATTTAGCACTTGTATTTCTGGCTTTAACATTAATGTAATTCTCCTGTGCATTTCTGAATTCAATTGTCGGAATCGATCCTAATTTGAATTTCTCCAAAGTAATCTCAAGATTCTTT encodes the following:
- the rpe gene encoding ribulose-phosphate 3-epimerase, giving the protein MGKQAIIAPSVLAADFANLQRDIEMINQSEADWFHIDIMDGVFVPNISFGMPVLEAINKHAKKTIDVHLMIVDPDRYIKTFKDLGSDILVVHYEASTHLHRTLQAIKAEGMKAGVALNPHTSVSLLEDLINDIDLVCIMSVNPGFGGQSFIENTYKKIKQLKEIIVRNGASTLIEIDGGVTNKNAKQLVEAGADVLVAGSYVFRAEDPIATIADLKKITEI
- a CDS encoding CBS domain-containing protein; translation: MKKLVQVSTIMTQNVVKLNLTDDLTKAESLFKEHKIRHIPVVSGNKILGMLSYTDLLRISYADAADDEDEIIDVTVYNMFSIEQVMSKKVITVTPETTIKETAEILANNEFHAVPVCEGDLLVGIVTTTDLIKYLIEQYE
- a CDS encoding sigma-70 family RNA polymerase sigma factor; this encodes MRQLKITKQVTNRETASLDKYLQEIGKVDLITADEEVELAQRIKAGDQRALEKLTKANLRFVVSVAKQYQNQGLTLPDLINEGNLGLIKAAQRFDETRGFKFISYAVWWIRQSILQALAEQSRIVRLPLNKIGSINKINKMYALLEQSNERAPSAEEIAQELDMTVNDVKESMKNSGRHLSMDAPLVEGEDSNLYDVLRSGESPNPDRELIHESLRTEIERALETLTPREADVVRLYFGLGDQHPMTLEEIGETFDLTRERVRQIKEKAIRRLKHTSRSKILKTYLG